TACTGCACGCGGTGCACCGCCCGCTCCTCGCCGGCTGCGCCCTCGATCACGACGGCGACGTTGCGCGCCATGACCATGAGGTCGCCCTCGCCGTTGCGGGCGAGGTGCCGGTTGCGGATCTTCACCACGCCGTCGAAGTTCGACTCGATGAACGACGAGTCGGCGATCTGCGCGGCGCCGCCGATGTGGAAGGTGCGCATGGTGAGCTGGGTGCCCGGCTCGCCGATCGACTGCGCCGCGATGACGCCGACCGCCTCGCCCATGTTGACGGGCGTGCCGCGGGCGAGATCGCGCCCATAGCACTTGCCGCAAACGCCGTTCTTGGCCTCGCAGGTCAGCACCGAGCGGATCTTGACCTCCTGGATGCCGGCCTTGTTGATCCGGTCCATGTGCCATTCCTCGATCATCGTGCCGGCGGGCACGATCACCGTGCCGTCGGCCTCGAGGAGATCCTCAGTCGTGGTGCGGCCGAGGATGCGCGAGGCGAGCGTCGCGACGACGGTGCCGGCATCGATGATGGCGCGCATCTTGATGCCGCGCTGCGAGCCGCAGTCGGTCATCGTGATGATCGAGTCCTGCGCGACGTCGACAAGACGGCGCGTGAGGTAGCCCGAGTTGGCGGTCTTCAAGGCGGTGTCGGCGAGGCCCTTGCGGGCACCGTGCGTCGAGTTGAAGTACTCGAGGACGGTCAGGCCTTCCTTGAAGTTCGAGATGATCGGCGTCTCGATGATCTCGCCCGACGGCTTGGCCATGAGGCCGCGCATTGCCGCGAGCTGCTTCATCTGCGTCGGCGAACCGCGCGCACCCGAGTGGCTCATCATGTAGATCGAGTTGATCGGCTTGTCGCGGCCGGTGTCGTCCTTCTGCACCGACGAGATGCGAACCATCATCTCCTCGGCGAGCTTGTCGGAGCACTTCGCCCAGGCATCGACGACCTTGTTGTACTTCTCGCCCTGGGTGATCAGGCCGTCGTTGTACTGCTGCTCGTATTCCTTCGCGAGCGCGGTCGTCGTGTCGATGATCTTCGGCTTCGTCTCCGGCACCACCATGTCGTCCTTGCCGAACGAGATGCCGGCCTTGAACGCCTCGCGGAAGCCGAGCGCCATGATGCGATCGCAGAAGATGACCGTCTCCTTCTGCCCGCACTGGCGGTAGACGATGTCGATCATCCCGGAGATCTCCTTCTTCGTCATCAGCTTGTTGGCGACGTCGAAGGGGATCTTGCGGTGCTTCGGCAGCAGCTGGCCGAGGATCATGCGGCCGGGCGTCGTGTCGAAGATCTTCGCCACGCGGTTGCCGTCCGCATCATAGGTCCAGGCGCGGCCCTTGATCTTGGTGTGCAGAGTCACGGCCTTCGCCTGCAGCGCGGCCTCGATCTCGCCCATGTCGGCGAACACGCCGCCGCTCGCGGGCGCCGTCTTCGTCGCGGGCTTGTACTGGCCCGGCTCACCGTCGCGCATCAGCGAGACGTAGTAGAGCCCGAGCACGATGTCCTGCGACGGCACGATGATCGGCTGCCCGTTCGCCGGGTGCAGGATGTTGTTCGTGCTCATCATGAGCACGCGCGCCTCGAGCTGCGCCTCGAGCGAGAGCGGCACGTGGACGGCCATCTGGTCGCCGTCGAAGTCGGCGTTGAAGGCCGCGCAGACGAGAGGGTGCAGCTGGATCGCCTTGCCCTCGATCAGCTTCGGCTCGAATGCCTGGATGCCGAGGCGATGGAGCGTCGGCGCGCGGTTCAGCATCACCGGATGCTCGCGGATCACCTCGTCGAGGATGTCCCAGACCTCCGGCTTCTCCTTCTCGACGAGCTTCTTCGCCTGCTTGACGGTCGCCGACAGGCCCTTGGCATCGAGTCGCGAGTAGATGAACGGCTTGAACAGCTCGAGCGCCATCTTCTTCGGCAGGCCGCACTGGTGCAGCTTCAGCTCGGGGCCGACGACGATGACCGAGCGGCCGGAATAGTCGACGCGCTTGCCGAGCAGGTTCTGGCGGAAGCGGCCCTGCTTGCCCTTCAGCATGTCGGCGAGCGACTTCAGCGGGCGCTTGTTGGCGCCCGTGATGACGCGGCCGCGGCGGCCGTTGTCGAACAGCGCGTCGACGGCCTCCTGAAGCATGCGCTTCTCGTTGCGGATGATGATGTCGGGCGCCCGCAGGTCGATCAGCCGCTTCAGGCGGTTGTTGCGGTTGATGACACGGCGATAGAGATCGTTGAGGTCGGACGTGGCGAAGCGGCCGCCGTCGAGCGGGACGAGCGGGCGCAGGTCCGGCGGGATCACCGGCACCTCGGTCAGGATCATCCACTCCGGCTTGTTGCCCGAGTGCATGAAGGCCTCGATGATCTTCAGGCGCTTGGCGAGCTTCTTCGGCTTCAGCTCGGTCGTGGCCTCGGAGATCTCGACCTTGAGCTGCTCGGCGATCGCCGGCAGGTCCATGCCCTTCAGGATCTCGCGGATCGCCTCGGCGCCGATCATGGCGGTGAAGGAATCCTGGCCGTACTCGTCCTGCGCGCGGAGGTAGTCCTCCTCGTTCAGGAGCTGGCGGTCCTTCAGCGGCGTCAGGCCGGGATCGAGGACGATGTAGGACTCGAAGTACAGGATGCGCTCGAGGTCCTTCAGCGTCATGTCGAGCAGAAGGCCGATGCGCGACGGCAGCGACTTCAGGAACCAGATGTGGGCGACGGGCGCGGCGAGCTCGATGTGCCCCATGCGCTCGCGGCGCACGCGCGACAGCGTGACCTCGACGCCGCACTTCTCGCAGATGACGCCCTTGTACTTCATCCGCTTGTACTTGCCGCACAGGCACTCGTAGTCCTTGATCGGCCCGAAAATGCGCGCGCAGAACAGGCCGTCGCGCTCCGGCTTGAAGGTGCGGTAGTTGATCGTCTCGGGCTTCTTGATCTCGCCGAACGACCACGAGCGGATCTTCTCCGGCGAGGCGATCGAGATCTGGATCTGGTCGAACGCCTGCGGCTGGACGACCGGATTGAAGAGATTCATGACCTCTTGGTTCATTGTCTTCTCCGGTGCGTGGTCCGCCGGTCGATGCGACACGCGGCAGGCCACTGGGAACTGATCGAATTCAAACTGTCACCGCGGGGCTCTGCGCCCCGCGGGATCGTGGCTCTTGAGCCTACTCGGCGGCTTCCGCCGTCGGCGGCAGCTCCTCGAGCGGCTTCGGCGCATTGTTGAGCTCGACGTTGAGGCCGAGTGAGCGCATCTCCTTGACGAGCACGTTGAAGCTCTCGGGGATGCCGGACTCGAAGGCGTCGTCGCCGCGCACGATCGACTCGTAGACCTTGGTGCGGCCGGCGACGTCGTCGGACTTCACGGTCAGCATCTCCTGCAGCGTGTAGGCGGCGCCGTAGGCTTCGAGCGCCCACACCTCCATCTCGCCGAAGCGCTGGCCGCCGAACTGCGCCTTGCCGCCCAGCGGCTGCTGGGTGACGAGCGAGTACGGTCCGATCGAGCGCGCGTGGATCTTGTCGTCGACGAGATGATGCAGCTTCAGCATGTAGATGTAGCCGACCGTCACCTTACGATCGAAGGCCTCGCCGGTGCGCCCGTCGTACAGCGTCGACTGGCCCGAGCCGTCGAGCCCTGCCCGCTCGAGCATCTCGACGATGTCCTTCTCGCGGGCGCCGTCGAAGACGGGCGTCGCGATCGGCACGCCGCGGCGCAGGTTCTGGCCGACCTCGACGATCGAGGCGTCGTCCAGATCCTTGAAGCCCTCGTCGGAGCCGTAGAGCTCCTTGAGCTTGGCGCGGATCGGCTTGGTGTCGTTCGAGCGCATGTAGGCGTTGACCGCCTCGGAGACCTGCTTGCCGAGGCCGGCGCAGGCCCAGCCGAGATGCGTCTCGAGGATCTGGCCGACGTTCATGCGGCTTGGCACGCCGAGCGGGTTCAGCACGATGTCGACGGCCTGGCCGTCGGCCAGGAACGGCATGTCCTCGGTCGGCACGATCTTCGACACGACACCCTTGTTGCCGTGGCGGCCGGCCATCTTGTCGCCCGGCTGGATCTTGCGCTTCACCGCAACGAAGACCTTGACCATCTTCATCACGCCGGGCGGCAGCTCGTCGCCGCGCTGCAGCTTCTCGACCTTGTCGAGGAAGCGGCTCTCGAGCCCCTTCTTCGCCTCATCGTAGGACTTCCGCATCGCCTCGACCTCGGCCATTGTCGGGTCGTCGTCGAGCGCGAACATCCACCACTGCGAGCGGGGATATTCCTCGAGGATCTCCTTCGTGAGCGTCTGGTCGCGCTTGAAGCCCTTCGGGCCGGCGATCGCCTTCTGGCCGATCAGGATATCGGTCAGGCGGCCGTAGACGTTACGGTCGAGGATCGCCAGCTCGTCGTCGCGGTCCTTGGCGAGACGCTCGATCTCCTCGCGCTCGATCGCCTGGGCGCGCTCGTCCTTGTCGACGCCGTGCCGGTTGAACACGCGCACCTCGACGATCGTGCCCTGGACGCCAGGCGGCACGCGCAGCGACGTATCGCGCACGTCGGAGGCCTTCTCGCCGAAGATGGCGCGGAGCAGCTTCTCCTCCGGCGTCATCGGGCTCTCGCCCTTCGGCGTGATCTTGCCGCAGAGGATGTCGCCGGCCTGCACCTCGGCGCCGATGTAGACGATGCCCGCCTCGTCGAGGTTCTTCAGCGCCTCTTCCGACACGTTCGGAATGTCGCGCGTGATCTCCTCCGGCCCGAGCTTGGTGTCGCGGGCCATCACCTCGAACTCGTCGATGTGGATCGAGGTGAAGACGTCGTCCTTCACGATCCGCTCGTTGAGCAGGATCGAGTCCTCGAAGTTGTAGCCGTTCCAAGGCATGAACGCGACGAGCACGTTGCGGCCGAGCGCCAGGTCGCCAAGGTCGGTCGACGGCCCGTCGGCGAGGATGTCGCCCTTCGTCACGAGGTCGCCGACGCGCACCAGCGGCTTCTGGTTGACGCAGGTCGACTGGTTCGAGCGCTGGAACTTCATCAGCCGGTAGATGTCGACGCCCGGACGGCCGCCCCCCAGCTCCTCCGTCGCGCGGACGACGATGCGGGTCGCGTCGATCTGGTCGACGACGCCGGCGCGGCGGGCGGCGATGGCGGCGCCCGAGTCACGGGCGACCACGGCCTCCATGCCGGTGCCGACAAGCGGCGCATCGGCCTTCACGAGCGGCACCGCCTGGCGCTGCATGTTCGAGCCCATGAGCGCGCGGTTGGCGTCGTCGTTCTCCAGGAACGGGATGAGCGCCGCCGCCACCGACACGAGCTGCTTCGGCGACACGTCCATGTAGTCGACCTTGTCGCGCGGCACCATCATCACGTCGCCGGCGTGGCGGCAGACGATCAGGTCCTCGATGAGGTGGCCGCCCTTGTCCATCGGCGCGTCGGCCTGGGCGACGTAGTACTTCGACTCCTCCATGGCGGAGAGGTAGACGACGTCGTCCGTCACCTTCGAGTCCCGCACCTTGCGGTAGGGGCTCTCGATGAAGCCGTACTTGTTGACGCGCGCGAAGGTGGCGAGCGAGTTGATGAGGCCGATGTTCGGGCCTTCCGGCGTCTCGATCGGGCAGATGCGGCCGTAGTGCGTCGGGTGCACGTCGCGCACCTCGAAGCCGGCGCGCTCGCGGGTGAGACCGCCCGGCCCAAGCGCCGAGAGACGCCGCTTGTGCGTGATCTCGGACAGCGGGTTCGTCTGGTCCATGAACTGCGACAGCTGCGACGAGCCGAAGAACTCGCGCACCGCGGCCGCCGCAGGCTTCGCGTTGATGAGGTCCTGCGGCATCACCGTGTCGATGTCGACCTGGCTCATGCGCTCCTTGATGGCGCGCTCCATGCGGAGCAGGCCCAGGCGATACTGGTTCTCCATCAGCTCGCCGACCGAGCGGACGCGACGGTTGCCGAGATGGTCGATGTCGTCGATCTCGCCACGGCCGTCGCGCAGGTCCACGAGCGCGCGGACGACGGCGAGGATGTCCTCGCGACGCAGCGCGCGCTGGGTGTCCGGCGCATCGAGGTCCATGCGCATGTTCATCTTCACGCGGCCGACCGCGGAGAGGTCGTAGCGCTCCGGATCGAAGAACAGCGAGTGGAACATGTTCTCGGCCGTCTCGAGCGTCGGCGGCTCGCCCGGGCGCATCACGCGGTAGATGTCGAACAGCGCCTCCTCGCGGGAGTGGTTCTTGTCGACGGCCAGCGTGTTGCGGATGTAGGGCCGATGTTGATGTGGTCGATGTCGAGCAGCGGCAGCTCGTCGAAGCCGGCCTCGACGAGCGCGACGAGCGACTTCGCGGTGATCTCCTCGCCGGCCTCGGCGAAGATCTCGCCCGTCGACGGGTTGTAGAGATCGGTGGCGATGTACTGGCCGTGCAGGTCGTCATCGGCGGCGCGCAGGAACTTGACGCCGCGCTCCTCGAGCTGGCGGATCGAGCGCGCAGTGAGCTTCTTGCCGGCCTCGGCGACGACGTCGCCGGTCTCGGCATCGATCAGGTCGGTCGAGACCTTCACGCCCTTCATGCGCTCGCCCGAGAACGGGAAGCGCCAGCCGTGCTTGTCCTTCGTGTAGGTGATCGTGTTGTAGAAGGTCGACAGGATCTCCTCGCCGTCCATGCCGAGGGCATAGAGCAGCGACGTCGCGGGGATCTTCCGGCGGCGGTCGATACGCGCGTAGACGATGTCCTTGGCGTCGAACTCGATGTCGAGCCACGAGCCGCGGTAGGGAATGATGCGGGCGGCAAACAGCAGCTTGCCCGACGAGTGGCTCTTGCCCTTGTCGTGATCGAAGAAGACGCCCGGCGAGCGGTGCATCTGCGAGACGATGACGCGCTCGGTGCCGTTGACGATGAAGGTGCCGTTCATCGTCATGAACGGCATGTCGCCCATGTAGACGTCCTGCTCCTTGATGTCCTTCACCGACTTCGCGCCGGTGTCGGGGTCGACGTCGAACACGATGAGGCGCAGCGTCACCTTGAGCGGCGCCGCGTACGTGATGCCGCGCTGGCGGCACTCGTCGACGTCGAACTTCGGCGCCTCGAACTCGTACTTGACGAACTCGAGCAGCGATGTCTGCGCGAAGTCGGAAATCGGGAAGACCGAGCGGAAGACCGACTGCAGGCCCTCGTCGGGGCGGCCGCCCTCCGGCTCGTCGACGAGCAGGAACTGGTCATAGGAGGCCTTCTGCACCTCGATGAGGTTCGGCATCTCGGCAATCTCGGAGATGTGCCCGAAGACCTTGCGGACGCGCTTGCGAGGGCTGAAAGTCTGCGCTTGTGTCAGTGCCATGGTTTAGCTCCTCGCATGGTGTGCGGCGATCCACGCGGCGGGACCAGCCGATCGCGTCCCGCGCGGGGACGCATGGAATTCTCTTCATCGCGTCGACCGGGGCCCGAGCCCCTCGGCGGCAGGTGCAGCCGCAAACGCGAAAGCCGGAGAGGCCGTCAGGCCTTCCGGTCGGGATGGGCGGGCGCGGCAGAGCCGCGCCAGCCCGTCGGCGTATGGCGATTGTCGGACAATCTAACCTACTTGAGCTCCACCTTGGCGCCAGCCTTCTCGAGCTGAGCCTTGAGCTTGGCGGCGTCGTCCTTCGAGACGCCTT
This Beijerinckiaceae bacterium RH AL1 DNA region includes the following protein-coding sequences:
- the rpoC gene encoding DNA-directed RNA polymerase beta' chain (Transcriptase beta' chain) (RNA polymerase beta'subunit) (ID:RHAL1_02089;~source:Prodigal:2.6), whose amino-acid sequence is MNQEVMNLFNPVVQPQAFDQIQISIASPEKIRSWSFGEIKKPETINYRTFKPERDGLFCARIFGPIKDYECLCGKYKRMKYKGVICEKCGVEVTLSRVRRERMGHIELAAPVAHIWFLKSLPSRIGLLLDMTLKDLERILYFESYIVLDPGLTPLKDRQLLNEEDYLRAQDEYGQDSFTAMIGAEAIREILKGMDLPAIAEQLKVEISEATTELKPKKLAKRLKIIEAFMHSGNKPEWMILTEVPVIPPDLRPLVPLDGGRFATSDLNDLYRRVINRNNRLKRLIDLRAPDIIIRNEKRMLQEAVDALFDNGRRGRVITGANKRPLKSLADMLKGKQGRFRQNLLGKRVDYSGRSVIVVGPELKLHQCGLPKKMALELFKPFIYSRLDAKGLSATVKQAKKLVEKEKPEVWDILDEVIREHPVMLNRAPTLHRLGIQAFEPKLIEGKAIQLHPLVCAAFNADFDGDQMAVHVPLSLEAQLEARVLMMSTNNILHPANGQPIIVPSQDIVLGLYYVSLMRDGEPGQYKPATKTAPASGGVFADMGEIEAALQAKAVTLHTKIKGRAWTYDADGNRVAKIFDTTPGRMILGQLLPKHRKIPFDVANKLMTKKEISGMIDIVYRQCGQKETVIFCDRIMALGFREAFKAGISFGKDDMVVPETKPKIIDTTTALAKEYEQQYNDGLITQGEKYNKVVDAWAKCSDKLAEEMMVRISSVQKDDTGRDKPINSIYMMSHSGARGSPTQMKQLAAMRGLMAKPSGEIIETPIISNFKEGLTVLEYFNSTHGARKGLADTALKTANSGYLTRRLVDVAQDSIITMTDCGSQRGIKMRAIIDAGTVVATLASRILGRTTTEDLLEADGTVIVPAGTMIEEWHMDRINKAGIQEVKIRSVLTCEAKNGVCGKCYGRDLARGTPVNMGEAVGVIAAQSIGEPGTQLTMRTFHIGGAAQIADSSFIESNFDGVVKIRNRHLARNGEGDLMVMARNVAVVIEGAAGEERAVHRVQYGARLKVDEGDTIKRGQRIAEWDPYTRPIMTEVDGVIDYEDLVEGASMTETIDEATGIAKRMVIDWRMNQRSSTLKPAMLVKDSHGKIQKLQRGGDARYILPVDSILSIEPGGKVKAGDIIARISMDSAKTRDITGGLPRVAELFEARRPKDHAIIAEASGTVQFGKDYKNKTRLSIVPHDGDGEPIEYLIPKGKHIHLQDGDVVEKGDYIVDGNPAPHDILAIKGVEELAAYLVNEIQEVYRLQGVMINDKHIEVIVRQMLQKVDIVDPGDTDFLSGEQVDLQELDEANTRAIENGGKPASGTPVLLGITKASLQTRSFISAASFQETTRVLTEAAVNGKADTLEGLKENVIVGRLIPAGTGAAMAKLRKIAATRDEMILAANADQQPHVEFPQLPAAE
- the rpoB_1 gene encoding RNA polymerase, beta subunit (ID:RHAL1_02090;~source:Prodigal:2.6); protein product: MRPGEPPTLETAENMFHSLFFDPERYDLSAVGRVKMNMRMDLDAPDTQRALRREDILAVVRALVDLRDGRGEIDDIDHLGNRRVRSVGELMENQYRLGLLRMERAIKERMSQVDIDTVMPQDLINAKPAAAAVREFFGSSQLSQFMDQTNPLSEITHKRRLSALGPGGLTRERAGFEVRDVHPTHYGRICPIETPEGPNIGLINSLATFARVNKYGFIESPYRKVRDSKVTDDVVYLSAMEESKYYVAQADAPMDKGGHLIEDLIVCRHAGDVMMVPRDKVDYMDVSPKQLVSVAAALIPFLENDDANRALMGSNMQRQAVPLVKADAPLVGTGMEAVVARDSGAAIAARRAGVVDQIDATRIVVRATEELGGGRPGVDIYRLMKFQRSNQSTCVNQKPLVRVGDLVTKGDILADGPSTDLGDLALGRNVLVAFMPWNGYNFEDSILLNERIVKDDVFTSIHIDEFEVMARDTKLGPEEITRDIPNVSEEALKNLDEAGIVYIGAEVQAGDILCGKITPKGESPMTPEEKLLRAIFGEKASDVRDTSLRVPPGVQGTIVEVRVFNRHGVDKDERAQAIEREEIERLAKDRDDELAILDRNVYGRLTDILIGQKAIAGPKGFKRDQTLTKEILEEYPRSQWWMFALDDDPTMAEVEAMRKSYDEAKKGLESRFLDKVEKLQRGDELPPGVMKMVKVFVAVKRKIQPGDKMAGRHGNKGVVSKIVPTEDMPFLADGQAVDIVLNPLGVPSRMNVGQILETHLGWACAGLGKQVSEAVNAYMRSNDTKPIRAKLKELYGSDEGFKDLDDASIVEVGQNLRRGVPIATPVFDGAREKDIVEMLERAGLDGSGQSTLYDGRTGEAFDRKVTVGYIYMLKLHHLVDDKIHARSIGPYSLVTQQPLGGKAQFGGQRFGEMEVWALEAYGAAYTLQEMLTVKSDDVAGRTKVYESIVRGDDAFESGIPESFNVLVKEMRSLGLNVELNNAPKPLEELPPTAEAAE
- the rpoB_2 gene encoding RNA polymerase, beta subunit (ID:RHAL1_02091;~source:Prodigal:2.6), coding for MALTQAQTFSPRKRVRKVFGHISEIAEMPNLIEVQKASYDQFLLVDEPEGGRPDEGLQSVFRSVFPISDFAQTSLLEFVKYEFEAPKFDVDECRQRGITYAAPLKVTLRLIVFDVDPDTGAKSVKDIKEQDVYMGDMPFMTMNGTFIVNGTERVIVSQMHRSPGVFFDHDKGKSHSSGKLLFAARIIPYRGSWLDIEFDAKDIVYARIDRRRKIPATSLLYALGMDGEEILSTFYNTITYTKDKHGWRFPFSGERMKGVKVSTDLIDAETGDVVAEAGKKLTARSIRQLEERGVKFLRAADDDLHGQYIATDLYNPSTGEIFAEAGEEITAKSLVALVEAGFDELPLLDIDHINIGPTSATRWPSTRTTPARRRCSTSTA